In Penaeus monodon isolate SGIC_2016 chromosome 43, NSTDA_Pmon_1, whole genome shotgun sequence, one DNA window encodes the following:
- the LOC119568146 gene encoding coiled-coil domain-containing protein 115-like isoform X1: MDKMATGIQMTREALCDGLDHMALQHLTLMDQLIRTKMILEEHMRSGFFLLGKTRYVLGCNAISTLQLPSEEREVDPLVSVVSTPVRIERYDGEVIYQEMNTEFADPVVSLPVEVEEDNLSDMYTQEDDPVEGLRQRISNLQGEPPEDREEDREQYSTDQMKKKVINRDPIRWFSVLPPQTLKQAQTDFKTAIQISAKCATLLGQLKAVCNEYKRLAKIKSKIDNIEKES, from the exons ATGG ATAAGATGGCAACTGGTATCCAGATGACGCGCGAGGCCCTGTGCGATGGGCTGGACCACATGGCTCTGCAGCATCTGACGCTTATGGACCAGCTGATTAGA acgAAGATGATCTTAGAAGAGCATATGCGAAGTGGCTTCTTCTTGCTGGGCAAAACTCGCTACGTCCTGGGTTGCAATGCCATCAGTACCTTGCAGTTGCcatcagaggagagagaagtagatccCCTCGTGTCAGTCGTCTCGACACCGGTCAGGATTGAAAGATACGACGGGGAAGTCATCTACCAGGAGATGAACACGGAATTTGCAGATCCTGTTGTGTCTCTCCCCGTTGAGGTGGAAGAAGACAACTTGTCCGACATGTACACTCAGGAAGATGATCCCGTAGAAGGGTTGCGGCAGAGGATCTCCAATTTACAAGGAGAACCGCccgaagacagagaagaggacagagaacaATACAGTACAgatcaaatgaaaaagaaagtcaTTAATAGAGATCCTATCAGATGGTTTTCAGTTTTGCCACCACAGACTCTCAAACAAGCGCAGACGGATTTCAAGACTGCAATTCAAATAAGTGCAAAGTGTGCCACTTTATTAGGACAGTTAAAAGCAGTGTGTAACGAGTACAAGCGCCTGGCTAAAATCAAGTCAAAAATTGATAACATCGAGAAGGAATCTTGA
- the LOC119568146 gene encoding coiled-coil domain-containing protein 115-like isoform X3 has protein sequence MASSWRMNLTKMILEEHMRSGFFLLGKTRYVLGCNAISTLQLPSEEREVDPLVSVVSTPVRIERYDGEVIYQEMNTEFADPVVSLPVEVEEDNLSDMYTQEDDPVEGLRQRISNLQGEPPEDREEDREQYSTDQMKKKVINRDPIRWFSVLPPQTLKQAQTDFKTAIQISAKCATLLGQLKAVCNEYKRLAKIKSKIDNIEKES, from the exons ATGGCCTCGAGTTGGAGGATGAATCTG acgAAGATGATCTTAGAAGAGCATATGCGAAGTGGCTTCTTCTTGCTGGGCAAAACTCGCTACGTCCTGGGTTGCAATGCCATCAGTACCTTGCAGTTGCcatcagaggagagagaagtagatccCCTCGTGTCAGTCGTCTCGACACCGGTCAGGATTGAAAGATACGACGGGGAAGTCATCTACCAGGAGATGAACACGGAATTTGCAGATCCTGTTGTGTCTCTCCCCGTTGAGGTGGAAGAAGACAACTTGTCCGACATGTACACTCAGGAAGATGATCCCGTAGAAGGGTTGCGGCAGAGGATCTCCAATTTACAAGGAGAACCGCccgaagacagagaagaggacagagaacaATACAGTACAgatcaaatgaaaaagaaagtcaTTAATAGAGATCCTATCAGATGGTTTTCAGTTTTGCCACCACAGACTCTCAAACAAGCGCAGACGGATTTCAAGACTGCAATTCAAATAAGTGCAAAGTGTGCCACTTTATTAGGACAGTTAAAAGCAGTGTGTAACGAGTACAAGCGCCTGGCTAAAATCAAGTCAAAAATTGATAACATCGAGAAGGAATCTTGA
- the LOC119568146 gene encoding coiled-coil domain-containing protein 115-like isoform X2, which translates to MATGIQMTREALCDGLDHMALQHLTLMDQLIRTKMILEEHMRSGFFLLGKTRYVLGCNAISTLQLPSEEREVDPLVSVVSTPVRIERYDGEVIYQEMNTEFADPVVSLPVEVEEDNLSDMYTQEDDPVEGLRQRISNLQGEPPEDREEDREQYSTDQMKKKVINRDPIRWFSVLPPQTLKQAQTDFKTAIQISAKCATLLGQLKAVCNEYKRLAKIKSKIDNIEKES; encoded by the exons ATGGCAACTGGTATCCAGATGACGCGCGAGGCCCTGTGCGATGGGCTGGACCACATGGCTCTGCAGCATCTGACGCTTATGGACCAGCTGATTAGA acgAAGATGATCTTAGAAGAGCATATGCGAAGTGGCTTCTTCTTGCTGGGCAAAACTCGCTACGTCCTGGGTTGCAATGCCATCAGTACCTTGCAGTTGCcatcagaggagagagaagtagatccCCTCGTGTCAGTCGTCTCGACACCGGTCAGGATTGAAAGATACGACGGGGAAGTCATCTACCAGGAGATGAACACGGAATTTGCAGATCCTGTTGTGTCTCTCCCCGTTGAGGTGGAAGAAGACAACTTGTCCGACATGTACACTCAGGAAGATGATCCCGTAGAAGGGTTGCGGCAGAGGATCTCCAATTTACAAGGAGAACCGCccgaagacagagaagaggacagagaacaATACAGTACAgatcaaatgaaaaagaaagtcaTTAATAGAGATCCTATCAGATGGTTTTCAGTTTTGCCACCACAGACTCTCAAACAAGCGCAGACGGATTTCAAGACTGCAATTCAAATAAGTGCAAAGTGTGCCACTTTATTAGGACAGTTAAAAGCAGTGTGTAACGAGTACAAGCGCCTGGCTAAAATCAAGTCAAAAATTGATAACATCGAGAAGGAATCTTGA